A section of the Canis lupus baileyi chromosome 5, mCanLup2.hap1, whole genome shotgun sequence genome encodes:
- the ZNF438 gene encoding zinc finger protein 438 isoform X2: protein MQNSLSVPPKDQGESHISSGTIQSGKGLQNKSQFRTIAPKIVPKVLTSRVLPCHSPSLSDPVNPGPSINAKPLGVPAQNYALMQVAGQEGTFSLVALPHVASAQPIQKPRLPLPENLKLPIPRYQPPRNNKGSRKKPVQSSSASGGDIPPAQNQTPPSPPDRPEPPHKASTSEQALSQSLYPTPASVGSAVPTHRGGSGDPPPPATSDRGDLHPLATPTPSTQAEPSAKQAPAKTLGRADVLNKKTCSKPCAIAGGKLKEKGDLAKAMTILSPAVFGNTVQLISPVPRGKVPILPYARMKTVELCKAQSDVNTADSSVPGLGAPCAKTLAVTGGFHATTRMASKTPAPQPARQSPCGSAFCPATRLDLSHKAKLNNGAAKRRVRKRKVPDEMLAFQGKRRKCIINRCKDSKERVKPDPQEPRDQKPGALKKYRSIMPKPVIVVPALAPLASPTGVAQAQTPGSLGQDIVLNHPFTPKYLGWRQDGSAPPKPSSALRNGFSGIKKPWHRCHVCNHHFQFKQHLRDHMNTHTNRRPYSCRICRKAYVRSGSLSTHMKLHHGENRLKKLVCCEFCAKVFGHVRVYFGHLKEVHRVVISTEPSPGERQPGDVPKSRGLGVRGPEGPVERENKSSPEEELLLSQADDVKLQIRCGRCQITAQSFAEIKFHLLYVHGEEIQGRLPEEILPGSPAAPEELAKHVAPFWKQHPERRKLLKKLSPPEDELPAFPKLKGQPCLPPQNSVETLRKMEGALAGREQEWGAAPRGPACPSPHAPPFLGAHSGLNCVLCAQTLARKEDLLLHWEQRHCCEDPPKLWTILNSLPNQGGIALSGKSES, encoded by the exons ATGCAGAATTCTTTATCAGTACCACCAAAAGATCAAG GTGAATCCCACATCTCTTCTGGAACGATTCAGAGTGGGAAAGGCTTGCAGAATAAGAGTCAGTTTAGGACCATTGCGCCCAAAATTGTGCCCAAAGTCCTAACCTCCAGGGTGCTACCATGCCATTCACCGTCGCTCTCTGACCCAGTGAATCCGGGCCCTTCCATCAACGCCAAGCCACTGGGGGTGCCTGCTCAGAATTATGCCCTGATGCAGGTTGCTGGACAGGAAGGGACCTTTTCTCTCGTCGCCCTGCCACATGTTGCTTCAGCTCAGCCAATCCAGAAGCCCAGACTGCCACTGCCCGAAAACCTCAAACTGCCTATTCCTCGATACCAACCACCAAGAAATAACAAAGGATCGAGAAAGAAACCTGTTCAGAGCTCCTCTGCGAGTGGCGGTGACATACCTCCTGCCCAAAACCAaacgcccccctccccccctgaCCGGCCTGAACCTCCGCACAAAGCCAGTACCTCAGAGCAAGCACTGTCGCAGTCACTATACCCAACCCCCGCCAGCGTTGGCTCAGCGGTACCAACCCACCGAGGTGGCTCTGGAGACCCTCCGCCTCCAGCAACCAGTGACCGTGGAGACCTGCACCCTCTTGCCACCCCGACGCCATCCACACAAGCAGAGCCCTCTGCCAAGCAGGCCCCCGCCAAGACTCTAGGGAGAGCGGACGTGCTGAACAAGAAAACGTGCAGTAAACCTTGTGCCATTGCCGGTGGAAAACTTAAAGAGAAAGGTGATCTCGCAAAAGCCATGACCATTTTATCACCAGCTGTTTTTGGCAACACAGTGCAGCTGATCTCTCCAGTCCCCAGAGGTAAAGTGCCCATCCTGCCCTACGCCAGAATGAAAACAGTGGAGCTGTGCAAAGCACAGTCAGATGTTAACACCGCAGACAGCTCTGTCCCTGGGCTTGGGGCACCCTGTGCCAAGACACTGGCCGTCACAGGAGGCTTCCACGCCACCACCAGAATGGCTAGCAAGACGCCTGCCCCGCAGCCAGCAAGGCAGAGTCCCTGTGGAAGCGCTTTCTGTCCCGCCACCAGACTGGACCTCAGCCACAAAGCAAAACTGAACAATGGGGCAGCAAAGAGACGAGTAAGGAAACGAAAGGTACCAGATGAAATGTTGGCATttcaggggaagaggaggaaatgtATCATTAATAGGTGTAAAGACAGCAAAGAAAGGGTGAAACCCGATCCCCAAGAACCCAGGGACCAAAAACCTGGGGCTCTGAAGAAATACCGTAGCATTATGCCCAAGCCTGTGATCGTCGTGCCCGCCCTGGCTCCCCTGGCCTCTCCCACGGGTGTGGCACAGGCCCAGACACCTGGCAGCCTGGGACAGGACATTGTGTTAAATCATCCATTCACTCCTAAAtacctgggctggaggcaggatgGCAGCGCCCCTCCTAAGCCCAGCTCTGCATTGAGGAACGGCTTCTCCGGCATCAAGAAGCCCTGGCACAGATGTCACGTCTGTAACCACCACTTCCAGTTCAAACAGCACCTCCGAGaccacatgaacacacacacgaACAGACGGCCCTATAGTTGTCGGATCTGTCGCAAGGCCTATGTACGTTCAGGCAGCCTGAGCACACACATGAAGCTGCATCACGGTGAGAACCGTCTGAAGAAACTCGTGTGCTGTGAATTCTGTGCCAAGGTGTTCGGTCACGTCAGAGTCTATTTTGGTCACCTAAAAGAAGTGCACCGGGTTGTCATCAGCACTGAGCCGTCCCCCGGGGAAAGGCAGCCAGGGGACGTGCCAAAGAGCAGAGGCCTGGGTGTGCGAGGGCCAGAGGGCCCCGTGGAGAG GGAAAACAAGTCAAGCCCGGAAGAAGAGCTCCTCCTGAGCCAGGCAGATGATGTCAAATTACAGATCAGATGTGGCCGCTGTCAGATCACTGCCCAGTCCTTCGCTGAAATCAAGTTCCATTTACTTTACGTTCACGGAGAGGAAATTCAAGGCCGGCTACCAGAGGAGATCCTTCCAGGAAGCCCGGCAGCTCCAGAGGAACTGGCGAAACATGTGGCTCCTTTCTGGAAACAGCATCCTGAGAGAAGAAAACTGCTGAAGAAGCTCAGTCCCCCCGAAGATGAGCTCCCCGCATTTCCCAAATTGAAAGGgcagccctgcctgcctcctcagAACAGTGTGGAGACGCTCAGGAAGATGGAGGGAGCCctggcagggagggagcaggagtggggggcgGCCCCCCGGGGCCCTGCGTGTCCCAGCCCCCACGCCCCCCCCTTCCTGGGGGCCCATTCAGGCCTGAACTGTGTCCTTTGTGCACAGACGCTGGCCAGGAAGGAAGACCTCCTCCTACACTGGGAGCAGCGGCACTGCTGTGAGGACCCGCCCAAGCTGTGGACCATCTTAAATTCACTCCCCAACCAGGGGGGGATCGCACTTTCTGGCAAATCTGAATCCTGA
- the ZNF438 gene encoding zinc finger protein 438 isoform X1 translates to MAMGLQDRDGCRVLSSTENLKFRRHLLSQITSSESHISSGTIQSGKGLQNKSQFRTIAPKIVPKVLTSRVLPCHSPSLSDPVNPGPSINAKPLGVPAQNYALMQVAGQEGTFSLVALPHVASAQPIQKPRLPLPENLKLPIPRYQPPRNNKGSRKKPVQSSSASGGDIPPAQNQTPPSPPDRPEPPHKASTSEQALSQSLYPTPASVGSAVPTHRGGSGDPPPPATSDRGDLHPLATPTPSTQAEPSAKQAPAKTLGRADVLNKKTCSKPCAIAGGKLKEKGDLAKAMTILSPAVFGNTVQLISPVPRGKVPILPYARMKTVELCKAQSDVNTADSSVPGLGAPCAKTLAVTGGFHATTRMASKTPAPQPARQSPCGSAFCPATRLDLSHKAKLNNGAAKRRVRKRKVPDEMLAFQGKRRKCIINRCKDSKERVKPDPQEPRDQKPGALKKYRSIMPKPVIVVPALAPLASPTGVAQAQTPGSLGQDIVLNHPFTPKYLGWRQDGSAPPKPSSALRNGFSGIKKPWHRCHVCNHHFQFKQHLRDHMNTHTNRRPYSCRICRKAYVRSGSLSTHMKLHHGENRLKKLVCCEFCAKVFGHVRVYFGHLKEVHRVVISTEPSPGERQPGDVPKSRGLGVRGPEGPVERENKSSPEEELLLSQADDVKLQIRCGRCQITAQSFAEIKFHLLYVHGEEIQGRLPEEILPGSPAAPEELAKHVAPFWKQHPERRKLLKKLSPPEDELPAFPKLKGQPCLPPQNSVETLRKMEGALAGREQEWGAAPRGPACPSPHAPPFLGAHSGLNCVLCAQTLARKEDLLLHWEQRHCCEDPPKLWTILNSLPNQGGIALSGKSES, encoded by the exons GTGAATCCCACATCTCTTCTGGAACGATTCAGAGTGGGAAAGGCTTGCAGAATAAGAGTCAGTTTAGGACCATTGCGCCCAAAATTGTGCCCAAAGTCCTAACCTCCAGGGTGCTACCATGCCATTCACCGTCGCTCTCTGACCCAGTGAATCCGGGCCCTTCCATCAACGCCAAGCCACTGGGGGTGCCTGCTCAGAATTATGCCCTGATGCAGGTTGCTGGACAGGAAGGGACCTTTTCTCTCGTCGCCCTGCCACATGTTGCTTCAGCTCAGCCAATCCAGAAGCCCAGACTGCCACTGCCCGAAAACCTCAAACTGCCTATTCCTCGATACCAACCACCAAGAAATAACAAAGGATCGAGAAAGAAACCTGTTCAGAGCTCCTCTGCGAGTGGCGGTGACATACCTCCTGCCCAAAACCAaacgcccccctccccccctgaCCGGCCTGAACCTCCGCACAAAGCCAGTACCTCAGAGCAAGCACTGTCGCAGTCACTATACCCAACCCCCGCCAGCGTTGGCTCAGCGGTACCAACCCACCGAGGTGGCTCTGGAGACCCTCCGCCTCCAGCAACCAGTGACCGTGGAGACCTGCACCCTCTTGCCACCCCGACGCCATCCACACAAGCAGAGCCCTCTGCCAAGCAGGCCCCCGCCAAGACTCTAGGGAGAGCGGACGTGCTGAACAAGAAAACGTGCAGTAAACCTTGTGCCATTGCCGGTGGAAAACTTAAAGAGAAAGGTGATCTCGCAAAAGCCATGACCATTTTATCACCAGCTGTTTTTGGCAACACAGTGCAGCTGATCTCTCCAGTCCCCAGAGGTAAAGTGCCCATCCTGCCCTACGCCAGAATGAAAACAGTGGAGCTGTGCAAAGCACAGTCAGATGTTAACACCGCAGACAGCTCTGTCCCTGGGCTTGGGGCACCCTGTGCCAAGACACTGGCCGTCACAGGAGGCTTCCACGCCACCACCAGAATGGCTAGCAAGACGCCTGCCCCGCAGCCAGCAAGGCAGAGTCCCTGTGGAAGCGCTTTCTGTCCCGCCACCAGACTGGACCTCAGCCACAAAGCAAAACTGAACAATGGGGCAGCAAAGAGACGAGTAAGGAAACGAAAGGTACCAGATGAAATGTTGGCATttcaggggaagaggaggaaatgtATCATTAATAGGTGTAAAGACAGCAAAGAAAGGGTGAAACCCGATCCCCAAGAACCCAGGGACCAAAAACCTGGGGCTCTGAAGAAATACCGTAGCATTATGCCCAAGCCTGTGATCGTCGTGCCCGCCCTGGCTCCCCTGGCCTCTCCCACGGGTGTGGCACAGGCCCAGACACCTGGCAGCCTGGGACAGGACATTGTGTTAAATCATCCATTCACTCCTAAAtacctgggctggaggcaggatgGCAGCGCCCCTCCTAAGCCCAGCTCTGCATTGAGGAACGGCTTCTCCGGCATCAAGAAGCCCTGGCACAGATGTCACGTCTGTAACCACCACTTCCAGTTCAAACAGCACCTCCGAGaccacatgaacacacacacgaACAGACGGCCCTATAGTTGTCGGATCTGTCGCAAGGCCTATGTACGTTCAGGCAGCCTGAGCACACACATGAAGCTGCATCACGGTGAGAACCGTCTGAAGAAACTCGTGTGCTGTGAATTCTGTGCCAAGGTGTTCGGTCACGTCAGAGTCTATTTTGGTCACCTAAAAGAAGTGCACCGGGTTGTCATCAGCACTGAGCCGTCCCCCGGGGAAAGGCAGCCAGGGGACGTGCCAAAGAGCAGAGGCCTGGGTGTGCGAGGGCCAGAGGGCCCCGTGGAGAG GGAAAACAAGTCAAGCCCGGAAGAAGAGCTCCTCCTGAGCCAGGCAGATGATGTCAAATTACAGATCAGATGTGGCCGCTGTCAGATCACTGCCCAGTCCTTCGCTGAAATCAAGTTCCATTTACTTTACGTTCACGGAGAGGAAATTCAAGGCCGGCTACCAGAGGAGATCCTTCCAGGAAGCCCGGCAGCTCCAGAGGAACTGGCGAAACATGTGGCTCCTTTCTGGAAACAGCATCCTGAGAGAAGAAAACTGCTGAAGAAGCTCAGTCCCCCCGAAGATGAGCTCCCCGCATTTCCCAAATTGAAAGGgcagccctgcctgcctcctcagAACAGTGTGGAGACGCTCAGGAAGATGGAGGGAGCCctggcagggagggagcaggagtggggggcgGCCCCCCGGGGCCCTGCGTGTCCCAGCCCCCACGCCCCCCCCTTCCTGGGGGCCCATTCAGGCCTGAACTGTGTCCTTTGTGCACAGACGCTGGCCAGGAAGGAAGACCTCCTCCTACACTGGGAGCAGCGGCACTGCTGTGAGGACCCGCCCAAGCTGTGGACCATCTTAAATTCACTCCCCAACCAGGGGGGGATCGCACTTTCTGGCAAATCTGAATCCTGA